One part of the Alligator mississippiensis isolate rAllMis1 chromosome 3, rAllMis1, whole genome shotgun sequence genome encodes these proteins:
- the MC5R gene encoding melanocortin receptor 5, with protein MNTTYQLYIPELNLSTFGNNFTVPTVKSKSSPCEQVVIAAEVFLALGIVSLLENILVICAIVKNKNLHSPMYFFVCSLAVADMLVSVSNAWETITIYLINNRHLIMEDAFVRHIDNVFDSMICISVVASMCSLLAIAVDRYVTIFYALRYHNIMTVKRSGLIIACIWTFCTGCGIIFILYYESTYVIICLITMFFTMLFLMVSLYIHMFLLARTHVKRIAALPGYNSVHQRTSMKGAITLTMLLGIFIVCWAPFFLHLILMISCPQNLYCICFMSHFNMYLILIMCNSVIDPLIYAFRSQEMRKTFKEIICCYSLRMVCGLPSKY; from the coding sequence ATGAATACAACTTATCAGCTTTACATTCCAGAACTTAACTTGAGTACCTTTGGCAACAACTTTACAGTTCCCACTGTCAAGAGCAAGTCATCACCATGTGAGCAGGTGGTCATTGCAGCAGAGGTGTTTCTGGCACTTGGCATTGTAAGCCTTCTTGAGAACATCTTAGTCATCTGTGCAATAGTTAAGAATAAGAACTTGCATTCGCCCATGTATTTCTTTGTGTGCAGCTTAGCAGTAGCTGACATGCTGGTCAGTGTGTCTAATGCTTGGGAGACCATAACAATATATTTAATAAACAATAGGCATCTAATTATGGAAGATGCTTTTGTACGTCATATAGACAATGTTTTTGATTCAATGATCTGCATATCCGTGGTGGCTTCCATGTGCAGTTTGCTTGCTATAGCAGTAGACAGATATGTCACCATCTTCTATGCCCTACGTTATCACAACATCATGACAGTGAAAAGATCAGGGCTTATTATTGCATGCATATGGACCTTTTGCACAGGCTGTGGCATTATCTTCATTCTTTATTATGAATCAACTTATGTTATTATTTGTCTCATCACAATGTTTTTTACCATGTTATTCCTCATGGTTTCTCTGTACATACACATGTTTCTCCTGGCTCGCACTCATGTGAAGAGAATAGCAGCTCTGCCTGGATACAACTCTGTCCATCAAAGAACCAGCATGAAGGGAGCCATCACTTTGACCATGCTACTTGGCATTTTCATTGTTTGTTGGGCTCCATTTTTTCTTCACCTCATCCTGATGATTTCTTGCCCTCAAAACCTCTACTGTATTTGCTTCATGTCTCATTTCAACATGTACCTCATCCTCATCATGTGCAACTCTGTGATTGATCCTTTGATCTATGCCTTTCGTAGCCAGGAAATGCGGAAGACTTTTAAGGAGATTATTTGTTGCTACAGCTTGAGAATGGTCTGTGGGTTACCCAGCAAATATTAG